One Tunturibacter gelidoferens genomic region harbors:
- a CDS encoding L-threonylcarbamoyladenylate synthase, producing the protein MNQPVPTRTTERLTSSPQDITRAAEILRNGGTVAFPTETVYGLGANALDAAAVERIFLAKDRPHWDPLIVHVSNRTMLDEVATVSAQAELLIEAFWPGPLTLLLPRTEKIPDAVTANRPLVGVRMPAHPLAHALLEATGLPLAAPSANRFGRISPTTAAHVLQDLDHRIDAVLDGGATTVGVESTVLDPNQSPMILYRPGAITPAMLEPIAGPVTIYQPPHQTPSEPQSQPSPGVGIRHYAPRARLILVDSEADLKSQLAATHATTKDRIGVMLPQGWTITTTSLEVFPWNSIEDPTALAQTLFVGLRELDSRGVAIILCPMPKPEGLGLAIRDRLKKAARAK; encoded by the coding sequence ATGAACCAACCCGTCCCGACCCGAACAACCGAGCGCCTGACCTCGAGCCCACAGGACATCACCCGCGCAGCCGAGATCCTCCGCAACGGCGGCACCGTAGCCTTTCCCACTGAAACCGTATACGGTCTCGGAGCCAACGCACTAGACGCCGCAGCAGTCGAGCGCATCTTCCTCGCCAAAGACCGCCCCCACTGGGACCCCCTCATCGTCCACGTCAGCAACCGCACCATGCTCGACGAAGTAGCCACCGTATCGGCGCAGGCAGAGCTCCTCATCGAAGCCTTCTGGCCCGGCCCCCTCACCCTCCTCCTCCCGCGCACAGAAAAAATCCCCGACGCCGTCACCGCCAACCGCCCACTCGTAGGCGTTCGCATGCCCGCCCACCCGCTCGCCCATGCGCTCCTCGAAGCCACAGGTCTCCCCCTCGCAGCACCCAGCGCCAACCGCTTCGGCCGCATCAGCCCCACCACCGCAGCTCACGTCCTTCAGGATCTCGACCACCGCATCGACGCAGTGCTCGACGGTGGCGCAACCACGGTCGGCGTCGAATCCACCGTTCTCGATCCCAACCAATCCCCGATGATCCTCTACCGTCCCGGAGCCATCACCCCCGCAATGCTCGAACCCATCGCCGGCCCAGTCACCATCTATCAGCCGCCACACCAGACACCCTCCGAACCTCAAAGCCAACCCTCCCCCGGCGTCGGCATCCGCCACTACGCCCCCCGCGCCCGCCTCATCCTGGTCGACAGCGAAGCCGATCTAAAATCACAACTCGCAGCCACCCACGCAACAACCAAGGACCGCATCGGCGTGATGCTCCCTCAAGGGTGGACCATCACAACCACCTCGTTAGAAGTCTTCCCCTGGAACTCCATCGAAGACCCCACGGCCCTCGCTCAAACTCTCTTCGTCGGCCTGCGCGAACTGGACTCCCGCGGCGTAGCCATCATCCTCTGCCCCATGCCCAAACCCGAAGGCCTCGGCCTCGCCATCCGCGACCGCCTGAAAAAAGCCGCAAGAGCAAAGTAG
- a CDS encoding ATP-binding protein, which yields MTAQIALPATFNDFLGNSTAIEHLRTAIAAGRLPHSLILAGPSGAGKYTLALMLAMAVECQRQPRDLWSNGQSLASFCGVCHNCTRIASAANLEHEVDKAVAAREELREVDKKDTRVLIQPHPDVLIVPPDPPQLLIKLGQIRTVIQRSHYLPNEAPRKIFILTAANMMKEAANSLLKVLEEPPDTVHIIILAENPGELLPTIRSRCATVRLGALPVEEIEMLLTDRRPDVPPKQRTLIARLAQGAAGKALGFDLEAYTASRADALLFLRNAAASSSGSAEPDHTALFKMTETYRAGAEGQQKTTALLRSLSLLLEDLLLLGAGTPELLRNTDLRPELDRLSSTLNFAWIESASRGLDQVQSGMRRNLLRSLSLDAFAGQLAAR from the coding sequence GTGACAGCACAAATCGCTCTACCCGCGACCTTCAACGACTTCCTCGGCAACAGCACCGCCATCGAACACCTCCGCACCGCCATCGCCGCCGGCCGTCTCCCCCACTCCCTCATCCTCGCCGGCCCCAGCGGAGCAGGAAAGTACACCCTCGCCCTCATGCTCGCCATGGCCGTCGAGTGCCAGCGCCAGCCCCGCGATCTCTGGTCCAACGGCCAGTCGCTCGCCAGCTTCTGCGGTGTCTGCCACAACTGCACCCGCATCGCCTCCGCCGCCAACCTCGAACACGAGGTCGACAAAGCCGTAGCTGCCCGTGAAGAGCTCCGCGAAGTCGACAAAAAAGACACCCGCGTCCTCATCCAGCCCCACCCCGACGTCCTCATCGTTCCACCCGACCCCCCGCAGCTCCTCATCAAACTCGGCCAGATCCGCACCGTCATCCAGCGCTCCCACTACCTCCCCAACGAGGCCCCGCGCAAGATCTTCATCCTCACCGCCGCAAACATGATGAAGGAGGCCGCCAACTCCCTGCTCAAAGTGCTCGAGGAGCCGCCCGACACCGTCCACATCATCATCCTCGCCGAGAATCCCGGCGAACTCCTCCCCACCATTCGCTCCCGCTGCGCCACCGTACGCCTCGGTGCTCTACCAGTCGAAGAGATCGAGATGCTCCTCACCGACCGCCGCCCCGACGTGCCGCCAAAGCAGCGCACCCTCATCGCGCGCCTCGCCCAGGGAGCCGCCGGCAAGGCCCTCGGATTCGACCTCGAGGCCTACACCGCCTCCCGCGCCGACGCACTCCTCTTCCTCCGCAACGCCGCCGCCTCCAGCAGTGGTTCCGCCGAACCCGACCACACCGCCCTCTTCAAGATGACCGAAACCTACCGCGCCGGAGCCGAAGGCCAGCAAAAAACCACAGCCCTCCTCCGCAGCCTCTCCCTCCTCCTCGAAGATCTCCTCCTCCTCGGCGCCGGCACACCAGAACTTCTCCGCAACACCGATCTGCGCCCCGAACTCGACCGCCTCAGCTCCACCCTCAACTTCGCCTGGATCGAATCCGCCTCCCGCGGCCTCGACCAGGTACAAAGCGGTATGCGCCGCAACCTCCTCCGCAGCCTTTCCCTCGACGCCTTCGCCGGACAACTCGCCGCAAGATGA
- a CDS encoding carbohydrate porin — protein sequence MNLRKHVRRTIALTLMGASTTLLGQTTKTFRPGATSETSQNQPQAEPAIDEPLPRYAQELDSASAALGTVPADPLFQTDPFRFVTKAADMGGSWLESSARLRFGATYTFLNQYATVVPDTATRHDQLSGRLDFTGNWAVYGSKSTGGSIALLVRSGTNIGMSQQFNLSDQMGSGIFLNCLQGGGAQRPITLNVLYWRQDFIHKRLSFYAGKLHPNQFISLSFYNNDERTQFLNGENDGNLAVASDGTYAGGGAVDFQVTHHLYVHALAIDTIGSQYTGIGTLADKKYLEAVEFGWFAGAPGSRYFHMRVGAWRDDTKNLGSGHGVGIGFDREFSNGWTPFGRYGFSTETGTAIRQTDTLGLTNVRPFGRTGDMFGAAYNYIQPTRTGKRHESIFETFYRIRMTKSMEIGPDVQVSIHPMYAAKSYTSVLLNARMRIIF from the coding sequence GTGAACCTCAGGAAGCACGTACGTAGGACAATCGCGTTGACTCTGATGGGAGCGTCCACCACTCTTTTGGGGCAAACCACCAAAACATTCAGGCCGGGTGCAACGTCTGAGACGAGTCAGAACCAGCCACAGGCGGAGCCTGCGATCGACGAACCACTGCCGAGGTACGCACAGGAGCTAGACTCCGCATCGGCGGCGCTGGGGACGGTGCCGGCAGATCCGCTCTTTCAGACCGATCCTTTCCGGTTCGTTACCAAGGCGGCGGACATGGGTGGAAGTTGGCTGGAGAGCAGTGCGCGCCTTCGATTCGGAGCGACGTATACGTTTCTCAATCAATATGCGACGGTGGTGCCGGATACGGCCACGCGACATGACCAGTTGAGTGGACGGCTGGACTTTACGGGAAACTGGGCGGTGTATGGAAGCAAGAGCACTGGTGGCTCGATTGCGCTGCTGGTGCGTTCGGGAACAAATATCGGGATGAGTCAACAGTTCAACCTGAGCGACCAGATGGGTTCGGGGATTTTCCTGAATTGCCTGCAGGGGGGCGGGGCGCAGCGGCCGATTACGTTGAACGTCCTCTATTGGCGGCAGGATTTCATACATAAGAGGCTGTCGTTTTATGCGGGCAAGCTGCATCCGAATCAGTTCATCAGCCTGAGCTTTTATAACAACGATGAGAGAACACAGTTTTTGAATGGAGAGAACGACGGCAACCTTGCAGTCGCTTCGGATGGGACCTATGCGGGCGGGGGAGCGGTTGATTTTCAGGTGACACACCATCTCTACGTGCATGCTTTGGCGATCGACACCATCGGTTCGCAGTACACGGGGATTGGAACGCTTGCAGACAAAAAATATCTGGAGGCGGTGGAGTTCGGCTGGTTTGCTGGTGCGCCCGGTAGCCGCTATTTTCACATGCGGGTTGGTGCGTGGCGTGACGATACGAAGAATCTGGGAAGCGGGCATGGTGTCGGCATTGGCTTCGATCGTGAGTTTTCGAACGGCTGGACACCGTTCGGACGCTATGGGTTCTCGACCGAGACGGGCACGGCGATCAGACAGACCGATACGCTGGGACTGACGAACGTTCGACCGTTTGGGCGGACTGGGGATATGTTTGGCGCGGCGTACAACTACATCCAACCGACTCGTACGGGGAAGCGGCATGAGAGTATCTTCGAGACTTTTTACCGGATTCGTATGACGAAGAGCATGGAGATCGGGCCGGATGTGCAGGTGTCGATCCATCCGATGTATGCAGCGAAGAGTTATACGAGTGTGTTGTTGAATGCGAGGATGCGGATTATTTTTTAG
- a CDS encoding CAP domain-containing protein: MQKASHARSLFLLSALSLAASAAIAQTLPSRAEQTILQLTNQTRAAHNLPPLHWDSDLAHAARVHAQRVVHEQGELQHQYPGEPDMTTRGAQAGAHFTTIAENIGRGPDPATLHQTWMSTPTHRANILDPNLNALGIAVIADNGLLTAVEEFSHSTPVQSYDGLEKRVSQTLQSHGIAPAPSNADARQTCTMPRGAAGSPKLVVQWDGPDPTILPEALLRVIATGQYTSAEVGVCASKQPNPQFTTYNVAVLLY, translated from the coding sequence ATGCAAAAAGCAAGCCACGCACGAAGTCTCTTCCTCCTCTCTGCTCTGTCCCTCGCAGCATCTGCCGCTATCGCTCAAACCCTCCCCTCCCGCGCCGAGCAGACTATCCTCCAACTGACCAATCAGACTCGCGCCGCTCACAATCTTCCTCCCCTCCACTGGGACAGCGACCTCGCCCACGCCGCCAGAGTCCACGCTCAGCGAGTCGTGCACGAGCAAGGCGAGTTACAACATCAGTACCCAGGCGAGCCCGACATGACCACGCGCGGCGCTCAGGCCGGAGCGCATTTCACCACCATCGCCGAAAACATCGGCCGCGGCCCCGACCCCGCCACCCTCCATCAAACCTGGATGAGCACCCCCACCCACCGCGCCAACATCCTCGACCCCAACCTCAACGCATTAGGAATCGCTGTCATCGCCGACAATGGCCTCCTCACAGCCGTCGAGGAGTTCTCCCACAGCACTCCCGTCCAGTCCTACGACGGCCTCGAAAAACGCGTATCTCAGACCCTCCAATCCCACGGCATCGCCCCCGCTCCCTCCAACGCCGACGCGCGCCAGACCTGCACCATGCCACGCGGCGCCGCAGGCTCTCCAAAACTAGTAGTCCAATGGGATGGCCCCGACCCGACCATCCTGCCCGAAGCGCTCCTCCGCGTAATCGCCACCGGCCAATACACCTCAGCCGAAGTAGGAGTCTGTGCCAGCAAACAACCCAACCCTCAATTCACCACCTACAACGTAGCCGTGCTCCTCTACTAA
- a CDS encoding TOBE domain-containing protein: MKTSARNTLAGTISRITKGAVNSEVLLATVGGDEIAAIITNGSVDAMGLKEGMKAYALVKASWIILGKDLDKGKISTRNILRGVVESIHEGSVNDEVSIRLPGGEKLTGVITDGSVHRLELHLGEKVCAAFKASSVILAVD, translated from the coding sequence ATGAAGACAAGTGCGCGGAATACTCTGGCGGGAACGATCAGCCGGATCACGAAGGGTGCGGTGAACTCCGAGGTTTTGCTGGCGACTGTGGGTGGCGATGAGATAGCCGCGATCATTACGAATGGCAGCGTGGATGCCATGGGGTTGAAAGAGGGGATGAAGGCTTATGCGCTGGTGAAGGCGAGCTGGATCATTCTGGGGAAGGATTTGGATAAGGGGAAGATCAGCACGCGGAATATTCTGCGTGGTGTGGTGGAGAGCATTCATGAGGGCAGCGTGAATGATGAGGTTTCGATCAGGCTACCGGGCGGAGAGAAGTTGACGGGCGTGATTACTGATGGGAGTGTGCATCGTTTAGAGTTACATTTAGGCGAGAAGGTCTGTGCTGCGTTCAAGGCTTCTAGTGTGATTTTGGCGGTGGACTGA